Proteins from a single region of Starkeya sp. ORNL1:
- the sctN gene encoding type III secretion system ATPase SctN, with translation MKPLSEPDFAGPETPAAIEAERRRRIGQRLGIAATALTGAAEGFRPFGATGRVKKVVGTIIHAAVADVQVGEIVELHTRSSGARIFAECVGFLADEALLAPIGETQGISPRTEVRRTGRVQSVGVGPGLKGRVLDGLGNFIDAKTEIFVPETYYPVYRAPPDPMKRRVIDTPLPLGLRVLDGLLTCGEGQRMGVFAAAGGGKSTLLSMLVNGAEVDVTVLALIGERGREVREFLEHDLGPEGLAKSVIVVATSDRSSMERAKAAFVATAVAEYFRDQGQRVLFLMDSVTRFARAQREIGLAAGEPPTRRGFPPSVFANLPKLMERVGMNDKGSITALYTVLVEGDDMNEPVADETRSILDGHIILSRKLASANHYPAIDVLASKSRVMDAVTTREHRDMARKVVSWLATYADVELLIKVGEYKKGSDAEADIAIAKMSAINQFLRQRTDEFDSFDAMLGKLQGLMR, from the coding sequence ATGAAGCCGCTTTCCGAGCCGGATTTCGCCGGCCCCGAGACCCCGGCCGCCATCGAGGCGGAGCGTCGGCGGCGTATCGGCCAGCGCCTCGGCATCGCGGCCACGGCCTTGACCGGCGCCGCGGAGGGCTTCCGCCCGTTCGGCGCCACCGGGCGGGTGAAGAAGGTGGTCGGCACCATCATCCATGCCGCCGTTGCGGACGTGCAGGTCGGCGAGATCGTCGAACTCCATACCCGTTCCTCCGGCGCCCGCATCTTCGCCGAATGCGTCGGTTTCCTCGCCGACGAGGCGTTGCTGGCGCCCATCGGCGAGACCCAGGGCATCTCGCCGCGCACGGAGGTGCGCCGCACCGGACGGGTGCAGTCAGTCGGCGTCGGGCCGGGCCTGAAGGGCCGGGTGCTCGACGGGCTCGGCAATTTCATCGACGCCAAGACCGAGATCTTCGTTCCCGAGACCTATTACCCGGTCTATCGCGCGCCGCCGGATCCGATGAAGCGGCGCGTCATCGACACACCTTTGCCGCTGGGCCTGCGCGTGCTCGATGGCCTTTTGACCTGCGGCGAGGGCCAGCGCATGGGCGTGTTCGCCGCGGCCGGTGGCGGCAAGTCGACGCTGCTTTCCATGCTGGTCAATGGCGCCGAGGTCGATGTCACCGTGCTGGCGCTGATCGGCGAGCGCGGCCGCGAGGTGCGCGAATTCCTCGAGCACGATCTCGGCCCGGAGGGGCTGGCGAAATCGGTGATCGTGGTCGCCACCTCCGACCGCTCCTCGATGGAGCGCGCCAAGGCTGCCTTCGTCGCCACCGCGGTGGCGGAATATTTCCGCGACCAGGGACAGCGCGTGCTGTTCCTGATGGATTCGGTCACCCGCTTCGCCCGCGCGCAACGCGAGATCGGCCTTGCCGCCGGCGAGCCGCCAACCCGGCGCGGCTTCCCGCCTTCGGTGTTCGCCAACCTGCCGAAGCTGATGGAGCGCGTCGGCATGAACGACAAGGGCTCCATCACCGCGCTCTACACCGTGCTGGTCGAGGGCGACGACATGAACGAGCCGGTGGCGGACGAGACCCGCTCGATCCTCGACGGCCATATCATCCTCTCGCGCAAGCTGGCCTCGGCGAACCATTACCCGGCTATCGACGTGCTCGCCTCGAAGAGCCGCGTGATGGATGCGGTGACGACGCGGGAGCATCGCGACATGGCGCGCAAGGTGGTGTCGTGGCTCGCCACTTATGCGGACGTCGAACTGCTGATCAAGGTCGGCGAATACAAGAAGGGCTCGGACGCCGAGGCCGACATCGCCATAGCCAAGATGAGCGCCATCAACCAGTTCCTGCGCCAGCGCACCGATGAGTTCGACAGCTTCGACGCCATGCTCGGCAAGTTGCAGGGCCTGATGCGATGA
- a CDS encoding YscO family type III secretion system apparatus protein → MIGQIKVLLRIKQLREEQAFRALQAKRGQVAEAQQRLVRAREVVAESAASLPAREDAIYAELLGKVVEPDAFDEARAKVVELEKAHARLKDEVERAAHVLSRLEEELQAAIRAHNLALKARDKYNIITDELVREALAIVDAKEEVEIEDLFSRGKKVPA, encoded by the coding sequence ATGATCGGCCAGATCAAGGTGCTGCTCCGCATCAAGCAGCTGCGCGAGGAGCAGGCGTTCCGTGCGCTCCAGGCCAAGCGTGGCCAGGTGGCAGAGGCGCAGCAGCGCCTTGTCCGCGCCCGCGAGGTGGTGGCGGAGAGCGCAGCGAGCCTGCCGGCCCGCGAGGACGCCATCTATGCCGAGCTGCTCGGCAAGGTGGTCGAGCCCGACGCCTTCGACGAGGCCCGCGCCAAGGTGGTCGAGCTGGAGAAGGCCCACGCCCGCCTGAAGGACGAGGTGGAGCGCGCGGCCCATGTGCTGAGCCGGCTGGAGGAAGAGCTCCAGGCCGCGATCCGCGCGCACAACCTCGCGCTCAAGGCGCGCGACAAATACAACATCATCACCGACGAGCTGGTGCGCGAGGCGTTGGCGATCGTCGATGCCAAGGAAGAGGTCGAGATCGAGGACCTGTTCTCCCGCGGCAAGAAGGTGCCGGCATGA